The DNA segment CATCACCGCCCCGTCGCGCACCGGCTCCGTGGCCACGGGCAGCACCCACGCCGCCCGCCAGATCGTCACTCGCTCCGCCATCTCCCGTCCCGTTCACGTTCCTCGAATGCCGCTCGCGTCTGCAATTCTAAGGCGCGGCGACGATGAAAAAACAGAAGGGTCTCACGCAGGGTTAGCAGAGTCAGCAGAGAACAGCTGTTCAACTGCTGACTCTGCCAACCCTGCGTGAGCCCATCTTTTTCAAGATTTGGGGATGAAAAGAAGCCGCCGCCCCGGAGAACCGGAGCGGCGGCTTCGTCCATCGACCCCTCGTCTATGCGGCCGTCACGGGGTGGCGGTGCAGGGAGACGGGAGGCTGCGTGCGTCGCACTCCGACAGCGGCACCTGGAAGGCCGCGATGCGGATGTGCGACGGCTGGTCGAGCGGCAGGTCCGTCAGCCGGCCGAAGCGCCGCGAGTCGATCCACCGGTGCCCGCCCTCGAACAGCAGCGAGTACCGGCGCTGCCTCAGCAGCGCGGTGATGAACGCCGCGTCGCTGGCCGGCTGCGCGATGGCCGCCAGCCCGCCCGAGGTGGTGCGGATGAAGTTCAGGTCCGCCGTGGCGCCGGGCTTGTCGCCCGTGAACCAGCGCGCCTCGGCCCGCAGCAGGATCAGCTCCTCGTTGCGGATGATCGGCACCGGCGAGGTGTTGCTCTCGTACATGGTGAACGCCTTGTCGCTCCCCACGCCCGAGACCGTGCGCGGGTCCACCGTCTTGATCTTGGTCAGCACCCGGTTGTCGAGGGTGGCGTCGGGCTTGTGCTCGGCGTCGGTCACGATCGACGGGTGCGCGAAGATCACCGGGTTGGCCAGCTCGTTCGGCGCGTCGCTCCCGCTGCCGTAGGTGTTGTACACCCCCAGCGTCAGCGGCGAGGCGGTGCTGACGAACGAGGCGTTCAGGTCGGTGATGGCCGCGGTGTAGTTCTGCATGTACGCGTCCACCCGCGCCTTCAGCGCCCGGTTGAACTTGATGAAGTTCGCGGGCGTGTCGAACCCGGCGTAGCCGCTGCTGAGCGGGAAGGGGAAGGACGAGCCCCCCGCCTGCAGGTCGGTGCGACCCGCGTCGAGCAGCGCCACGATCTGCGCGAACACCGCCGCCTTGGGGGCGATGGGCGCCAAGTCGCCGTTCAGCGGCCGGTCGACGTCGATCGGCGCCCCGTTCACGTCGCGGGTGTTGATCACCAGCAGCAGATCGTACGCCTGCATGGTCTTCACGAACCCGCGCACCGCCGCCTTCTGCGGGTCGGTCATCCCCTGCACCACGTCGAGCGCGTGCAGGATGATGTTGCCCAGCCGCACGTCGGCGTAGCGCGTGGTCCACAGGCCGGCCCCGAACGCGCCGCTGTTGGTCACCGGGCCCACCAGCAGCTCGGAGATGTAGCGCGGGTCGGAGACGTCGAGCGTGTACGACTCGCGCCCCACGATCCCCAGCAGCGACACGTAGCCGGTGCGGTCGGTGATGTTGGCCTTGGCGTTGATCTGCATCCCCACCGCCGCCGCCTTGATCCCCTCGGGCGTGGGGTTGTTCTCCAGCTCCTCGATGCTGGGGTTGTTGTACTGAGGGATGTCGAGGTCCGAGCCGCTGCAGGCGCCCAGCGCCAGGGCCGCCCCCAGCACGCCCGCGGCGATCGTCCTCCGCGTGTAGTGGAATCGGGTCATGGCTCAGAGCCCCAGGTTGATGGTGAGCCAGAAGCTGCGGCTGGGCGGGAACG comes from the Longimicrobium sp. genome and includes:
- a CDS encoding RagB/SusD family nutrient uptake outer membrane protein, translating into MTRFHYTRRTIAAGVLGAALALGACSGSDLDIPQYNNPSIEELENNPTPEGIKAAAVGMQINAKANITDRTGYVSLLGIVGRESYTLDVSDPRYISELLVGPVTNSGAFGAGLWTTRYADVRLGNIILHALDVVQGMTDPQKAAVRGFVKTMQAYDLLLVINTRDVNGAPIDVDRPLNGDLAPIAPKAAVFAQIVALLDAGRTDLQAGGSSFPFPLSSGYAGFDTPANFIKFNRALKARVDAYMQNYTAAITDLNASFVSTASPLTLGVYNTYGSGSDAPNELANPVIFAHPSIVTDAEHKPDATLDNRVLTKIKTVDPRTVSGVGSDKAFTMYESNTSPVPIIRNEELILLRAEARWFTGDKPGATADLNFIRTTSGGLAAIAQPASDAAFITALLRQRRYSLLFEGGHRWIDSRRFGRLTDLPLDQPSHIRIAAFQVPLSECDARSLPSPCTATP